In the Pan paniscus chromosome 8, NHGRI_mPanPan1-v2.0_pri, whole genome shotgun sequence genome, one interval contains:
- the ADRA2A gene encoding alpha-2A adrenergic receptor, translated as MFRQEQPLAEGSFAPMGSLQPDTGNASWNGTEAPGGGARATPYSLQVTLTLVCLAGLLMLLTVFGNVLVIIAVFTSRALKAPQNLFLVSLASADILVATLVIPFSLANEVMGYWYFGKAWCEIYLALDVLFCTSSIVHLCAISLDRYWSITQAIEYNLKRTPRRIKAIIITVWVISAVISFPPLISIEKKGGGGGPQPAEPRCEINDQKWYVISSCIGSFFAPCLIMILVYVRIYQIAKRRTRVPPSRRGPDAVAAPPGGAERSAGPGGAEAEPLPTQLNGAPGEPAPAGPRDADALDLEESSSSDHAERPPGPRRPERGPRGKGKARASQVKPGDSLPRRGPGATGIGTPAAGTGEERVGAAKASRWRGRQNREKRFTFVLAVVIGVFVVCWFPFFFTYTLTAVGCSVPRTLFKFFFWFGYCNSSLNPVIYTIFNHDFRRAFKKILCRGDRKRIV; from the coding sequence ATGTTCCGCCAGGAGCAGCCGTTGGCCGAGGGCAGCTTTGCGCCCATGGGCTCCCTGCAGCCGGACACGGGCAACGCGAGCTGGAACGGGACCGAGGCGCCGGGGGGCGGCGCCCGGGCCACCCCTTACTCCCTGCAGGTGACGCTGACGCTGGTGTGCCTGGCCGGCCTGCTCATGCTGCTCACCGTGTTCGGCAACGTGCTCGTCATCATCGCCGTGTTCACGAGCCGCGCGCTCAAGGCGCCCCAAAACCTCTTCCTGGTGTCTCTGGCCTCGGCCGACATCCTGGTGGCCACGCTCGTCATCCCTTTCTCGCTGGCCAACGAGGTCATGGGCTACTGGTACTTCGGCAAGGCGTGGTGCGAGATCTACCTGGCGCTCGACGTGCTCTTCTGCACGTCGTCCATCGTGCACTTGTGCGCCATCAGCCTGGACCGCTACTGGTCCATCACACAGGCCATCGAGTACAACCTGAAGCGCACGCCGCGCCGCATCAAGGCCATCATCATCACCGTGTGGGTCATCTCGGCCGTCATCTCCTTCCCGCCGCTCATCTCCATCGAGAAgaagggcggcggcggcggcccgcAGCCGGCCGAGCCGCGCTGCGAGATCAACGACCAGAAGTGGTACGTCATCTCGTCGTGCATCGGCTCCTTCTTCGCTCCCTGCCTCATCATGATCCTGGTCTACGTGCGCATCTACCAGATCGCCAAGCGTCGCACCCGCGTGCCACCCAGCCGCCGGGGTCCGGACGCCGTCGCCGCGCCGCCGGGGGGCGCCGAGCGCAGCGCGGGCCCGGGGGGCGCAGAGGCCGAACCGCTGCCCACCCAGCTCAACGGCGCCCCTGGCGAGCCCGCGCCGGCCGGGCCGCGCGACGCCGACGCGCTGGACCTGGAGGAGAGCTCTTCTTCCGACCACGCCGAGCGGCCTCCAGGGCCCCGCAGACCCGAGCGCGGTCCCCGGGGCAAAGGCAAGGCCCGAGCGAGCCAGGTGAAGCCGGGGGACAGCCTGCCGCGGCGCGGGCCGGGGGCGACGGGGATCGGGACGCCGGCTGCAGGGACGGGGGAGGAGCGCGTCGGGGCTGCCAAGGCGTCGCGCTGGCGCGGGCGGCAGAACCGCGAGAAGCGCTTCACGTTCGTGCTGGCCGTGGTCATCGGAGTGTTCGTGGTGTGCTGGTTCCCCTTCTTCTTCACCTACACGCTCACGGCCGTCGGGTGCTCCGTGCCACGCACGCTCTTCAAGTTCTTCTTCTGGTTCGGCTACTGCAACAGCTCGCTGAACCCGGTCATCTACACCATCTTCAACCACGATTTCCGCCGCGCCTTCAAGAAGATCCTCTGTCGGGGGGACAGGAAGCGGATCGTGTGA